GAACCCGCTCAGTGACCGGGTCAAGACCCACGATGAATCCGGAAAACTCAGGAATAATCTCCATGAGCTGTTCTTCGGTTAAGGGATGCTGGTACGGTGGAAAAACGGGTTTAAGGCCCGCCTCTTCAAGTATTGTTATCGCCCTCGAATACTGACCAAAAAGGCTAGGGGTGATGAGCACTTTCATCCCTTCACCGCTCCCGCCACAAGGCCCATCTGAACGAAACGCTGGATGGCGATATAAAGAAAAGCAGGAATAAGACCAGCTACAAGCGCTGTGGCTGCAAGTCTTCCCGGGTCAACGATTTCTCCTCCCCAAAGAAAGAAACCAATGTGGATGGGAAGCGTATACTGGTCCTGGGTATTCAAAAGTACAGTGGCAAAGATCACATCTCCCCACGAAAGGACAAATGAGAAAATGGCCACCGTCACCAACCCCGGGGCTGCGAGAGGCAAAGTGACGCGTACAAAGGATTGAAATCGGGAGCATCCATCCACCTGCGCGGCTTCTTCGAGTTCCTGGGGAATACCCATGAAGTACCCTCGCAACATATAGGTGGCAAAGGGAATGGTGTAGGCAAGGTGAGCGAGCGTCAAACCCCACAAAGAATCGTACAACCCCAGGCGTCGCATCACGACGGTAATAGGCACCATGAGAATAAAGGGAGGAAAAACGTAGGCAAAAAGAATATAAGAGGACACAATACGCTTGCCCCGGTACCCAAAACGGGAAAGGTTAAAAGCGGCAACGCTACTCACCACCATGGTGAGGAATACGGCCAGAACGGCCACAAAAAGGGTATTCCGCAGGGGTGTCACAATGGTTGGCGAAATACTCAGCATGGTACCAGTGACTTCCACCATACTGCCTCGCCTCATGGTAAAAATATCACGAAAGTTCTGAAGCGTGGGATTACGAGGTATTCCAATACCCCAGACTTCGCCCTCCGGAGCAAATGACGTTTTCAATACCCAATATACGGGGAAAAACACCCAAAAAATTAAAAGAAGAGCTGCAACAATACGCCAAAATTTCTTTCCTCTCTTTCTCATCGTTTTCACTCCAGCCTCCGTACCGTAAGATAGATGAGAACGACAAAAATGGGAAGAATGGCCACCGCATACGCAGAGGCCAGGGGATAATTTAAACCCAGAAGAAAGGCAATTTTATAAATGGCAATGGGAATGGTGAGCGTCACATCAGCTGGGCCACCTCCGGTCATCATTTTGGGAGTGACGAAGTCTCCCATAGTCCACATGAGGGATAACCCACATACAATCCAGAATACTGGAGCCAAAAGAGGTAATGTGATAGTGATAAATTGATCCAATGCTGATGCCCCATCAATCTCAGCCGATTCATAGAGCTCCAGAGGGATAGATTGCAGTCCAGCCAGAAATCCCAGATAGAAAAAGGGCCAACCATGCCAGACATTAACGAGAATAATAGAGGGCATAGCATACCGATAACTCAACCAGTGAATTGGCTGTAATCGTAGAAGGCGCAGGAGAAAATTCCCAACTCCTCGGTAATCGTACACAAACCAGAAAAGCACACAGACCACAAAAAGCGGTAGAGCATAGGGAATAATGGCAATCCCACGCAAAATCCCTCTTCCCCAGAACTTCTGATTGAGGAAAAGCGCCACAGCAAGACCGATTATTGCCTTGATGCCCACGGCCGGAAAAGCATAAAGGATAGTGCGCTGGAGACTGTGATAAAAAAGAGGATCCTGAAAAATACGAGCAAAGTTCTTCACCCCCACGAAAGTCGGGGGTCTGCCGATAGGCATATGTTGAAAGCTCATCCAGAAAGTAAAAAGAAGAGGAACAAGGAGCACC
This window of the Atribacterota bacterium genome carries:
- a CDS encoding carbohydrate ABC transporter permease; this encodes MRKRGKKFWRIVAALLLIFWVFFPVYWVLKTSFAPEGEVWGIGIPRNPTLQNFRDIFTMRRGSMVEVTGTMLSISPTIVTPLRNTLFVAVLAVFLTMVVSSVAAFNLSRFGYRGKRIVSSYILFAYVFPPFILMVPITVVMRRLGLYDSLWGLTLAHLAYTIPFATYMLRGYFMGIPQELEEAAQVDGCSRFQSFVRVTLPLAAPGLVTVAIFSFVLSWGDVIFATVLLNTQDQYTLPIHIGFFLWGGEIVDPGRLAATALVAGLIPAFLYIAIQRFVQMGLVAGAVKG
- a CDS encoding sugar ABC transporter permease, which codes for VLLVPLLFTFWMSFQHMPIGRPPTFVGVKNFARIFQDPLFYHSLQRTILYAFPAVGIKAIIGLAVALFLNQKFWGRGILRGIAIIPYALPLFVVCVLFWFVYDYRGVGNFLLRLLRLQPIHWLSYRYAMPSIILVNVWHGWPFFYLGFLAGLQSIPLELYESAEIDGASALDQFITITLPLLAPVFWIVCGLSLMWTMGDFVTPKMMTGGGPADVTLTIPIAIYKIAFLLGLNYPLASAYAVAILPIFVVLIYLTVRRLE